The following nucleotide sequence is from Paraburkholderia flava.
CGATCTGATCGAGCGCAGCGGCAAGACCAACGATTTCTACATGACGGCGAACAACACGTCGCATAACCGCGAGTCGCTGAAGGCGCTATGGTCCGACGTCGAGCCGATCCGCGCGTACCTCGATGCGGAGTCGCCGGACACCGGCTTTTTCTGGTTCGGACCGGCCGGCACGAAGACGCCGTTTCACCACGATCTGACGAACAACTTCATGGCGCAGGTGATCGGCCGCAAGCTGATCCGGCTCGTGCCGCTCCACGACACCACGCACATGTACAACGACCTGCATTGCTATTCGCAGGTGGACGGCAGTGCGCCGGATGTCGATCGCTTCCCGGCGCTGCGCAACGCGCAGGTGATCGAATGCACGCTCGCGCCGGGCGAGCTGCTGTTTCTGCCGATCGGCTGGTGGCACTACGTCGAAGGGCTCGAAGCGTCCGTCACGATGACGTTCACGAACTTCCTCGAACGTAATGACTTCGGCAGCACGTACGACACGTATCACGAGCTGTGAGTTGAGCGCTCGACGCGTCGGCACGCACGTGTCCGGCGCACGATAAAAAACGGCGGACCGGAAATTTTCCGGCCCGCCGTTTTACTCCCTGGCGCTTTCGCGCTGTCGTTTATTTCTTCGCTTGTCCCGTCAGCGAACCGAGGCCGCCGAGCAGGCCGCCTGACTGGCCGGTGCCCGAGCCTGCAGCGCCGGTCAATCCGCCGGTCAGCGACGTGACGAGCCCGGTGACCGGAGCCAGCAGATTGGCGAGGCCGCCGGCCGCACCTGATCCGCCGGTGCCTCCGGTGCCGCCGCTACCCGATCCTCCGCTGCCGCCCGTCGCACCACCGAGCGCACCGGTTACCGTGCCGAGCAAGCCGGTGATCGGCGCGAGCGGATTGCCCGCGCCTGTTCCACCGGTGCCTCCCGTTCCGCCGGCTGCGCCGCCGATACCGTTGAGCGCGCCGGTCAGCGTGCCGGTGACGTTGGTCAGCAGGCTGGTGACAGGAGCGAGCGGTCCGGTCGTTCCGCCGAGTCCGCTGGTGAGCGAACTGGTCAGCGACGTGACGAGCCCGGTGACCGGCGCGAGCGGGCCGCCAGCGCCGGAACCTGTACCGCCGCCGAGTCCACCACCCAGGCCGCCGCCGAGTCCGCCGAGCACGCCGGTCAGCGTGCCGGGCAGCGACGTGAGCAGGCCGGTGATCGGCGCGAGCGGATTGCCCGAGCCGGTGCCGCCCGAGGTCAGCAGACCACCGGCCGAGGTCACGGTGTCGCCGAGCTTGGTGACCACGTTGCCCAGGTTCTGGCCGATCGGGTTGTCGGTGGCGCCGCTGATCTTCATGCCGGCGGCGTCGAGTCCGTGTCCGATCGTCGAGAGCAGGCCGTCGAGCGGCTTGCCGAGACCCGTCGCGTCGCCGATCGTCTGAGTGGTCTGCGAGACCGTCGACGTGATCGGCGTGATCACCGTGCTGACCGTCTGCGTGACCTGCTGGATCGGTCCGTTGGTGAGCTGGTTGCCAAGCTGCGTGCCGATGCCGCTGACCGCATTGCCCACACCGGAGACCAGACCACCGAGCGGCGCGGTCAGCGGATTCAGCGGAGAGAGCGGCCCGGTACCCAGGCTGCTGACGAGCTGGCCGACATTATTGACGGACTGCCCTGCGTCAAAGACGAGGTTGCCCGAGCTGGCCAGCGTGACGCCGAGCGGGTCCTTCACGGCGCTGTTGCCGAGCTGACCGAGACCGTTCTGCAGACCCGTCCCGAGTGCCGTCACACCGTTGCCGAGATTCGACACGGTGTTGCCGAGCGCAGCAGTGGTCGCCGGGTTCGCGCCGGGGATCGCCGTCATGCCGATCTGACCACCGATTGCAGAGACGGTCTGTCCGGTGGCGGTTACTACGTTGCCGCCGTTCTGGACGACTACGCCGATGGGGTTGGCGCTTGTGGGCGTCGGCGTCGGCGTCGGAGTAGGCGTCGGCGTCGGGGTGGGCGTCGGCGTCGGGGTAGGCGTCGGGGTAGGCGTCGGCGTCGGGGTAGGCGTCGGGGTGGGCGTCGGCGTCGGGGTGGGCGTCGGCGTCGGGGTGGGCGTCGGCGTCGGGGTGGGCGTCGGCGTCGGGGTGGGCGTCGGCGTCGGGGTGGGCGTCGGCGTCGGGGTAGGCGTCGGCGTCGGGGTAGGCGTCGGCGTCGGGGTGGGCGTCGGCGTCGGGGTAGGCGTCGGCGTCGGGGTGGGCGTCGGCGTCGGGGTAGGCGTCGGCGTCGGGGTGGGTGTCGGCGTCGGGGTGGGTGTCGGCGTCGGGGTAGGCGTCGGCGTCGGCGTCGGAGTCGGCGTCGGCGTCGGTGTCGGCGTCGGAGTCGGGGTAGGCGTCGGTGTCGGCGTCGGCGTCGGGGTMGGCGTCGGCGTCGGGGTAGGCGTCGGCGTCGGCGTCGGAGTCGGTGTCGGTGTCGGTGTCGG
It contains:
- a CDS encoding cupin-like domain-containing protein, which translates into the protein MTRPIDDEWRRWIAENLMLEIPPDALAGALVSNGFDTDDAAREVQAALASPYLQGSTRLRNRLRKREWMLSVYGTLNRLRANGATVERRERLTHDEFFEQYYFQNRPVIITGMFDSWPARQKWSFDYFRERCGDCEVEVQFGRESDANYEVNQPKLKRTMRFRDYVDLIERSGKTNDFYMTANNTSHNRESLKALWSDVEPIRAYLDAESPDTGFFWFGPAGTKTPFHHDLTNNFMAQVIGRKLIRLVPLHDTTHMYNDLHCYSQVDGSAPDVDRFPALRNAQVIECTLAPGELLFLPIGWWHYVEGLEASVTMTFTNFLERNDFGSTYDTYHEL